From the Lycium barbarum chloroplast, complete genome genome, one window contains:
- the psaC gene encoding PsaC — protein sequence MSHSVKIYDTCIGCTQCVRACPTDVLEMIPWDGCKAKQIASAPRTEDCVGCKRCESACPTDFLSVRVYLWHETTRSMGLAY from the coding sequence ATGTCACATTCAGTAAAGATTTATGATACGTGTATAGGATGTACTCAATGTGTCCGAGCCTGCCCCACCGATGTATTAGAAATGATACCTTGGGACGGTTGTAAGGCTAAACAAATTGCTTCTGCTCCACGAACAGAGGACTGTGTTGGTTGTAAGAGATGTGAATCCGCCTGTCCAACAGATTTCTTGAGTGTCCGAGTTTATTTATGGCATGAAACAACTCGCAGTATGGGTCTAGCTTATTGA
- the ndhE gene encoding NdhE, which yields MILEHVLVLSAYLFSIGIYGLITSRNMVRALMCLELILNAVNINFVTFSDFFDNRQLKGDIFSIFVIAIAAAEAAIGLAIVSSIYRNRKSTRINQSNLLNN from the coding sequence ATGATTCTCGAACATGTACTTGTTTTGAGTGCCTATTTATTTTCTATCGGTATCTATGGATTGATCACAAGTCGAAATATGGTTAGAGCCCTTATGTGTCTTGAACTTATATTGAATGCGGTTAATATAAATTTTGTAACATTTTCTGATTTTTTTGATAATCGTCAATTAAAAGGAGACATTTTCTCAATTTTTGTTATAGCTATTGCAGCCGCTGAAGCAGCCATTGGACTGGCTATTGTTTCATCAATTTACCGTAACAGAAAATCAACTCGTATCAATCAATCAAATTTGTTGAATAATTAG
- the ndhG gene encoding NdhG gives MDLSEPIHDFLLVFLGSGLILGGLGVVLLPNPIYSAFSLGLVLVCTSLFYILSNSYFVAAAQLLIYVGAINVLIIFAVMFMNGSEYYKDFHLWTVGDGITSMVCISLFISLITTISDTSWYGIIWTTRSNQIIEQDFLSNSQQIGIHLSTDFFLPFELISIILLVALIGAIAVARQ, from the coding sequence ATGGATTTATCTGAACCAATACATGATTTTCTTTTAGTCTTTCTAGGATCGGGTCTTATATTAGGGGGTCTAGGGGTGGTATTACTTCCCAATCCAATCTATTCTGCCTTTTCCTTGGGATTGGTTCTTGTTTGTACATCGTTATTCTATATTCTATCTAACTCCTATTTTGTAGCTGCTGCGCAGCTACTTATTTACGTAGGAGCTATAAATGTTTTAATCATTTTTGCTGTGATGTTCATGAATGGTTCAGAATATTACAAAGATTTTCATCTTTGGACCGTAGGAGACGGAATTACTTCGATGGTTTGTATAAGTCTTTTTATTTCACTAATTACTACTATTTCAGATACGTCATGGTACGGGATTATTTGGACTACAAGATCAAACCAGATTATAGAGCAAGATTTTCTAAGTAATAGTCAACAAATTGGAATTCATTTATCAACCGATTTTTTTCTTCCATTTGAATTGATTTCAATAATCCTTTTAGTTGCTTTAATAGGTGCAATTGCTGTAGCTCGTCAATAA
- the ndhI gene encoding NdhI: MLPMITEFINYGQQTIRAARYIGQGFMITLSHANRLPVTIQYPYEKLITSERFRGRIHFEFDKCIACEVCVRVCPIDLPVVDWKLETDIRKKRLLNYSIDFGICIFCGNCVEYCPTNCLSMTEEYELSTYDRHELNYNQIALGRLPMSVIDDYTIRTISNLPQIKNE, from the coding sequence ATGCTCCCTATGATAACTGAATTCATAAATTATGGTCAACAAACAATACGGGCCGCCAGATACATCGGCCAAGGTTTCATGATTACCCTGTCCCACGCAAATCGTTTACCTGTAACTATTCAATACCCCTACGAAAAATTGATCACATCGGAACGTTTCCGAGGCCGAATACACTTTGAATTTGATAAATGCATTGCTTGTGAAGTATGTGTGCGTGTATGTCCTATAGATTTACCCGTTGTTGATTGGAAGTTGGAAACTGATATTCGAAAGAAACGATTGCTTAATTACAGTATTGATTTTGGAATCTGTATATTTTGTGGTAATTGCGTTGAGTATTGCCCAACAAATTGTTTATCAATGACCGAAGAATATGAACTTTCTACTTATGATCGTCACGAATTGAATTATAATCAAATCGCTTTGGGTCGCTTACCAATGTCAGTAATTGATGATTACACAATTCGAACAATTTCGAATTTACCTCAAATAAAAAATGAATAA
- the ndhA gene encoding NdhA, translating into MIIDTTEIETINSFSKLESLKEVYGIMWMLVPILTLVLGITIGVLVIVWLEREISAGIQQRIGPEYAGPLGILQALADGTKLLLKENLIPSTGDPRLFSIGPSIAVISIFLSYSVIPFGDHLVLADLSIGVFFWIAISSIAPVGLLMSGYGSNNKYSFLGGLRAAAQSISYEIPLALCVLSISLLSNSSSTVDIVEAQSKYGFWGWNLWRQPIGFIVFLISSLAECERLPFDLPEAEEELVAGYQTEYSGIKFGLFYIASYLNLLVSSLFVTVLYLGGWNLSIPYIFVPELFGINKRGKVFGTLIGIFITLAKTYLFLFIPIATRWTLPRLRMDQLLNLGWKFLLPISLGNLLLTTSSQLLSL; encoded by the exons ATGATAATTGATACAACAGAAATAGAGACTATCAATTCTTTTTCCAAATTGGAATCCTTAAAAGAAGTCTATGGGATCATGTGGATGCTTGTCCCTATTTTGACTCTTGTATTAGGAATCACAATAGGTGTACTAGTAATTGTTTGGTTAGAAAGAGAAATATCTGCAGGAATACAACAACGTATCGGACCTGAATATGCTGGCCCTTTAGGAATTCTTCAAGCTCTAGCAGATGGGACAAAACTACTTTTGAAAGAGAACCTTATTCCATCTACCGGAGATCCTCGTTTATTCAGTATCGGACCATCCATAGCCGTAATATCTATCTTTCTAAGTTATTCAGTAATTCCTTTTGGTGATCACCTTGTTCTAGCCGATCTTAGTATTGGTGTTTTTTTCTGGATTGCCATTTCAAGTATTGCTCCCGTTGGACTTCTTATGTCAGGATATGGATCAAATAATAAATATTCCTTTTTAGGTGGTCTACGGGCAGCTGCCCAATCAATTAGTTATGAAATACCATTAGCTCTATGTGTGTTATCAATATCTCTAC TATCTAACAGTTCAAGTACAGTTGATATAGTGGAAGCGCAGTCAAAATATGGTTTTTGGGGGTGGAATTTGTGGCGTCAACCCATCGGGTTTATCGTTTTTCTAATTTCTTCTCTAGCCGAGTGTGAAAGATTACCTTTTGATTTACCAGAAGCAGAAGAAGAATTAGTAGCAGGGTATCAAACCGAATATTCAGGTATCAAATTTGGTTTATTTTACATTGCTTCATATCTGAATCTACTAGTTTCTTCATTATTTGTAACAGTTCTTTACTTGGGAGGTTGGAATCTTTCTATTCCGTACATATTTGTTCCTGAGCTATTTGGCATAAATAAAAGGGGTAAAGTCTTTGGAACACTAATTGGTATCTTTATCACATTAGCCAAAACTTATTTGTTTTTGTTCATTCCTATTGCAACAAGATGGACTTTACCGAGGCTGAGAATGGACCAACTATTAAATCTTGGGTGGAAATTTCTTTTACCTATTTCTCTAGGTAATCTATTATTGACAACTTCGTCCCAACTTCTTTCACTGTAA
- the ndhH gene encoding NdhH, with protein sequence MTAPTTRKDLMIVNMGPQHPSMHGVLRLIVTLDGEDVVDCEPILGYLHRGMEKIAENRTIIQYLPYVTRWDYLATMFTEAITINGPEQLGNIQVPKRASYIRVIMLELSRIASHLLWLGPFMADIGAQTPFFYIFRERELIYDLFEAATGMRMMHNYFRIGGVAADLPYGWIDKCLDFCDYFLTGVAEYQKLITRNPIFLERVEGVGIIGGDEALNWGLSGPMLRASGIEWDLRKVDHYESYDEFDWQVQWQREGDSLARYLVRIGEMTESIKIIQQALEGIPGGPYENLEIRRFDRLKDPEWNDFEYRFISKKPSPTFELSKQELYVRVEAPKGELGIFLIGDQSVFPWRWKIRPPGFINLQILPQLVKRMKLADIMTILGSIDIIMGEVDR encoded by the coding sequence ATGACTGCACCAACTACAAGAAAAGACCTCATGATAGTCAATATGGGGCCTCAGCACCCATCAATGCACGGTGTTCTTCGACTCATCGTTACTCTAGATGGTGAAGATGTTGTCGACTGCGAACCAATATTGGGTTATTTACATAGAGGGATGGAGAAAATTGCGGAAAATCGAACAATTATACAATATTTGCCTTATGTAACACGTTGGGATTATTTAGCTACTATGTTCACAGAAGCAATAACCATAAATGGACCCGAACAATTAGGCAATATTCAAGTACCTAAAAGGGCTAGCTATATCAGAGTCATTATGTTGGAATTGAGTCGGATAGCTTCTCATTTGTTATGGCTCGGTCCTTTTATGGCGGATATTGGTGCGCAGACCCCTTTCTTCTATATTTTTCGAGAAAGAGAATTGATATATGACCTCTTCGAAGCTGCCACCGGTATGCGAATGATGCATAATTATTTTCGTATCGGAGGAGTGGCTGCCGATCTACCCTATGGCTGGATAGATAAATGTTTGGATTTTTGCGATTATTTTTTAACAGGGGTCGCTGAGTATCAAAAACTTATTACCCGGAATCCTATTTTTTTAGAACGAGTTGAAGGCGTAGGCATTATTGGGGGAGACGAAGCATTAAATTGGGGTTTATCGGGACCAATGCTACGAGCTTCCGGAATAGAATGGGATCTTCGTAAAGTTGATCATTATGAGTCTTACGACGAATTTGATTGGCAGGTTCAATGGCAACGAGAAGGGGATTCATTAGCTCGTTATTTAGTACGAATTGGTGAAATGACAGAATCCATAAAGATTATTCAACAGGCTCTGGAAGGAATTCCAGGAGGGCCTTACGAAAATTTAGAAATCCGACGTTTTGACAGATTAAAAGATCCTGAATGGAATGATTTTGAATATCGGTTTATTAGTAAAAAACCCTCTCCAACTTTTGAATTGTCGAAACAAGAACTTTATGTGAGAGTTGAAGCCCCAAAAGGAGAATTGGGAATTTTTCTCATAGGAGATCAGAGCGTTTTTCCTTGGAGATGGAAAATTCGCCCACCAGGTTTTATCAATTTGCAAATTCTTCCTCAGTTAGTTAAAAGAATGAAATTGGCTGATATTATGACAATACTAGGTAGCATAGATATCATTATGGGAGAAGTTGATCGTTGA
- the rps15 gene encoding ribosomal protein S15, which yields MVKNSVISVIFQEEKRGSVEFQVFNFTNKIRRLTSHLELHKKDYLSQRGLKKILGKRQRLLAYLAKKNRVRYKELINQLDIRETKTR from the coding sequence ATGGTAAAAAATTCTGTCATTTCAGTTATTTTTCAAGAAGAAAAGAGAGGATCTGTTGAATTTCAAGTATTCAATTTCACCAATAAGATACGTAGACTTACTTCACATTTAGAATTGCACAAAAAAGACTATTTATCTCAGAGAGGTTTGAAGAAAATTTTGGGAAAACGTCAACGACTGCTAGCTTATTTGGCAAAAAAAAATAGAGTACGTTATAAAGAATTAATTAATCAGTTGGACATTCGAGAGACAAAAACTCGTTAA
- the ycf1 gene encoding Ycf1, whose protein sequence is MIFQSFLLGNLVSLCMKIINSVVVVGLYYGFLTTFSIGPSYLFLLRALVMEEGTEKKVSATTGFITGQLMMFISIYYAPLHLALGRPHTITVLALPYLLFHFFWNNHKHFFDYGSTTRNSMRNLSIQCVFLNNLIFQLFNHFILPSSMLARLVNIYLFRCNNKILFVTSGFVGWLIGHILFMKWLGLVLVWIRQNHSIRSNKYIRSNKYLVLELRNSMARIFSILLFITCVYYLGRIPSPILTKKLKEASKTEERVESEEERDVEIETASEMKGTKQEQEGSTEEDPYPSPSLFSEEGWDPDKIDETEEIRVNGKEKIKDKFHSQLTETGYNNINTSNSPIYDYEDSYLNNNKTGNPENFKLQLLDKENENKDLFGFQKPLVSLLFDYNRWNRPFRYIKNNRFEQAVRTEMSQYFFDTCKSDGKLRISFTYPPSLSTFWKMIKRRLPLLSLQKTLPNELDNQWVSTNKEKSNNLNKEFFNRLEVLDKESLSLDILETRTRLCNDDTKKEYVPKMYDPLLNGPYRGTIKKEFSPSIINNTSLENWKERVRLNRIHTIFLPNTDYQEFEQKVDTVDKKSLSTEIDEFLTLINEFGNEPKSSLNLKDPSLFSDQEQGRVNSEKRTQFVKFVFNAIDPNGTKSGKNSIGIKEISKKIPRWSHKLITELEQQLGEFKEGASLDHQIRSRKARRVVIYTTNMESNDPEVKEEVALISYSQQSDFRRGMIKGSMRAQRRKTVIWKLFQANAHSPFFLDRITPPRLFSFDISELIKPIFRNWAGKEGEFEILESSEDQTNREEKKEKDKKAKNKTKKEKSRIAIAEAWDSIPFAQIIRGSMLITQSILRKYIILPSLIIAKNLGRMLFLQLPEWSEDLQEWNREMHIKCTYNGVQLSETEFPKNWLRDGIQIKILFPFCLKPWHISKLYPSHGELMKKKKQKDDFCFLTVWGMETEAPFGSPRRRPSFFEPIFKELEKKTGKLKKKNFITIKVLKGKTKIFRRVSKETKKWLIKSILFLKKIREELSKVSKVILIVLFRFKEISESNETKKEKDSLISNQIINESFSQIESGNWPNSSLIETKMKDLTDRTSTIKNQIERITKEKKKVTPEIDISPNKTNNIKKLESPKNIFQILKRRNTRSIWKFHYFLKLFIQRLYIDLFLSIINIPRIYTQLFLESTNKLIDKYISNNEINQEKINNKKKIHFISTIKKSLSNISKKNSHIFFDLSYLSQAYVFYKLSQTQVINLAKFRSVLQYNRTSFFLKTKIKDYFRTLGIFHSELKHKKLQSYRINQWKNWLRQHYQYDLSQIRWSRLMPQKWRNRVNQSCMAQNKNRNLNKWNSYENDQLIHYKKENDSELYSLSNQKDKFSKCYRYDLLSYKSINYENKSESFIYILPFQVNKNLEISYNSNTPKHNFFDMSGNLDINNYLRKGNILYIERNLDRKYFDWKIIHFSLRQKEDIEAWVKIDTNSNPNTKIGINNYQIIEKIDKKGLFYLTTHQNSENTQKNSKKVFFDWMGMNEKIFNRRIFNLEFWFFPEFILLYNVYKIKPWIIPSKLLLLNLNTNENLSQNKNINKNQKSNIKNRIQEAKEPASQGERERGSDIENKVNLRPILSLSSPVPSKHKKDLEKDYAESDTKKGKKKKQYKSNTEAELDLFLKRYLLFQLRWNDALNQRMLDNIKVYCLLLRLINPNQITVSSIQRGEMSLDIMLIQANLTLTELMKKGILIIEPIRLSVKNNGQFIMYQTIGISLVHKSKHQINQRYREQRYVDKKNFDEFILQPQTQRINTDKNHFDLLVPENILWSRRRRELRIRSFFNSLNWNGVDRNSVFCNETNVKNWSQFLDERKPLYKEKKELIKLKFFLWPNYRLEDLACMNRYWFDTNNGSRFSILRIHMYPRLKIN, encoded by the coding sequence ATGATTTTTCAATCTTTTCTACTAGGTAATCTAGTATCCTTATGCATGAAGATAATCAATTCGGTCGTTGTGGTCGGACTCTATTATGGATTTCTGACCACATTCTCCATAGGGCCCTCTTATCTCTTCCTTCTCCGAGCTCTGGTTATGGAAGAAGGAACCGAGAAGAAGGTATCAGCAACAACTGGTTTTATTACGGGACAGCTCATGATGTTCATATCGATCTATTATGCGCCTCTGCATCTAGCATTGGGTAGGCCTCATACAATAACTGTCCTAGCTCTACCATATCTTTTGTTTCATTTCTTCTGGAACAATCACAAACACTTTTTTGATTATGGATCTACTACCAGAAATTCAATGCGTAATCTCAGCATTCAATGTGTATTCCTGAATAATCTCATTTTTCAATTATTCAACCATTTCATTTTACCAAGTTCAATGTTAGCCAGATTAGTCAACATTTATCTCTTTCGATGCAACAACAAGATCTTATTTGTAACAAGTGGTTTTGTTGGTTGGTTAATTGGTCACATTTTATTCATGAAATGGCTTGGATTGGTATTAGTCTGGATACGGCAAAATCATTCTATTAGATCGAATAAGTACATTCGATCTAATAAGTACCTTGTGTTAGAATTGAGAAATTCTATGGCTCGGATCTTTAGTATTCTCTTATTTATTACCTGTGTCTACTATTTAGGCAGAATACCCTCACCCATTCTTACTAAGAAACTGAAAGAAGCCTCAAAAACAGAAGAAAGGGTGGAAAGTGAGGAAGAAAGAGATGTAGAAATAGAAACTGCTTCCGAAATGAAGGGGACTAAACAGGAACAAGAGGGATCCACTGAAGAAGATCCTTATCCTTCTCCTTCCCTTTTTTCGGAAGAAGGGTGGGATCCGGACAAAATCGATGAAACGGAAGAAATCCGAGTGAATGGAAAGGAGAAAATAAAGGATAAATTCCACTCTCAACTTACAGAGACAGGCTATAACAATATTAATACTAGTAATAGTCCAATTTATGATTATGAGGATTCTTATCTGAATAATAATAAGACGGGGAATCCAGAAAATTTTAAATTGCAACTGCTTGATAAAGAAAATGAAAATAAAGATCTCTTCGGCTTTCAAAAACCTCTTGTGAGTCTTCTTTTCGATTATAATCGATGGAATCGACCATTTCGCTACATAAAGAATAATCGATTTGAACAGGCCGTAAGAACGGAAATGTCACAATATTTTTTTGACACATGTAAAAGTGATGGAAAACTAAGAATATCTTTTACATACCCGCCAAGTTTATCAACTTTTTGGAAAATGATAAAAAGAAGGCTACCCCTATTGTCACTCCAAAAAACGCTCCCTAATGAACTGGACAATCAGTGGGTTTCTACTAACAAAGAAAAAAGTAATAATCTGAATAAGGAATTTTTCAATCGACTTGAAGTTCTAGACAAGGAATCTCTTTCTCTGGATATACTCGAAACAAGAACTAGATTGTGTAATGATGATACTAAAAAAGAATACGTGCCTAAAATGTATGATCCTTTGTTAAATGGACCATATCGAGGAACAATCAAAAAAGAGTTTTCACCTTCAATCATAAACAATACTTCGCTAGAAAATTGGAAAGAGAGAGTTAGACTAAATAGGATTCATACTATCTTTCTTCCGAATACTGATTACCAAGAATTTGAACAAAAAGTGGATACGGTTGATAAAAAATCATTATCAACAGAAATTGACGAGTTCTTAACTTTAATCAATGAGTTTGGTAACGAACCAAAATCGAGTTTAAATTTGAAAGACCCTTCTTTATTTTCAGACCAAGAGCAGGGAAGAGTGAATTCAGAAAAAAGAACGCAATTTGTAAAATTTGTATTCAATGCAATTGATCCTAATGGGACAAAATCTGGAAAAAACTCGATTGGAATAAAAGAAATCAGTAAAAAAATACCTCGCTGGTCACATAAATTAATCACCGAATTGGAACAACAATTGGGTGAATTTAAAGAGGGCGCATCACTGGATCATCAAATTCGTTCAAGAAAAGCCAGACGTGTAGTGATTTATACTACCAACATGGAGAGTAACGATCCTGAGGTCAAAGAAGAAGTGGCTTTAATAAGCTATTCGCAACAATCAGATTTTCGGCGAGGTATGATTAAAGGCTCTATGCGGGCTCAAAGGCGCAAAACAGTTATTTGGAAACTATTTCAAGCAAATGCGCATTCCCCCTTTTTTCTCGACAGAATAACCCCCCCTCGTCTTTTTTCTTTTGATATCTCTGAACTGATTAAACCAATTTTTCGAAATTGGGCAGGTAAAGAGGGAGAATTCGAGATTCTAGAGTCTAGCGAAGACCAAACAAACAGAGAAGAGAAAAAAGAAAAGGACAAAAAAGCGAAGAACAAAACAAAAAAGGAAAAATCACGGATAGCGATAGCAGAAGCCTGGGATAGCATTCCTTTTGCGCAAATAATAAGAGGTTCCATGTTAATAACTCAATCAATTCTTCGAAAATATATTATATTACCTTCATTGATAATAGCCAAAAATCTCGGGCGTATGTTATTCTTGCAACTTCCTGAATGGTCTGAAGATTTGCAGGAATGGAATAGAGAAATGCATATTAAATGTACTTATAATGGTGTTCAATTATCAGAAACAGAATTTCCAAAAAATTGGTTGAGGGATGGGATTCAGATCAAAATTTTATTTCCTTTTTGTCTGAAACCTTGGCATATATCTAAACTGTACCCCTCCCACGGAGAGCTAATGAAAAAGAAAAAACAAAAAGATGATTTTTGTTTTTTAACAGTTTGGGGAATGGAAACTGAAGCTCCCTTTGGTTCTCCCCGAAGGCGCCCTTCCTTTTTTGAGCCCATTTTTAAGGAACTCGAAAAAAAAACTGGAAAATTAAAAAAGAAAAATTTTATAACTATAAAAGTTTTAAAAGGAAAAACAAAAATATTTCGAAGAGTTTCAAAAGAAACCAAAAAATGGCTTATCAAAAGTATTCTATTTCTAAAAAAAATAAGAGAAGAACTTTCAAAAGTTTCAAAAGTCATTCTAATTGTATTATTTAGATTCAAAGAAATATCTGAATCGAATGAAACGAAAAAAGAAAAAGATTCTCTAATTAGTAATCAGATAATTAACGAATCATTTAGTCAAATTGAATCTGGAAATTGGCCAAATTCTTCACTGATAGAAACCAAAATGAAGGATTTGACTGATAGAACAAGTACAATCAAAAATCAAATAGAAAGAATTACAAAAGAGAAAAAGAAAGTAACTCCAGAAATAGACATTAGTCCTAATAAAACAAATAATATTAAAAAATTAGAATCGCCAAAAAATATTTTCCAAATATTAAAAAGAAGAAATACTCGATCAATATGGAAATTCCATTATTTTCTAAAATTATTCATTCAAAGATTATACATCGATCTATTTTTATCTATCATTAATATTCCCAGAATTTATACACAACTCTTTCTTGAATCAACAAATAAATTGATTGATAAATACATTTCCAATAATGAAATAAATCAAGAAAAAATTAATAATAAAAAAAAAATTCACTTTATTTCGACTATAAAAAAGTCCCTTTCTAATATTAGTAAAAAAAATTCACATATTTTTTTTGATTTATCCTACTTGTCACAAGCATATGTATTTTACAAATTATCACAAACCCAAGTTATTAATTTGGCTAAATTTAGATCTGTTCTTCAATATAACAGAACGTCTTTTTTCCTTAAGACTAAAATAAAGGACTATTTTAGAACACTAGGAATATTTCATTCTGAATTAAAACATAAGAAACTTCAGAGTTATAGAATCAATCAATGGAAAAACTGGTTAAGACAGCATTATCAATACGATTTATCTCAGATTAGATGGTCTAGATTAATGCCACAAAAATGGCGAAATAGGGTTAATCAAAGTTGTATGGCTCAAAATAAAAATCGAAATTTAAACAAATGGAATTCATATGAAAACGACCAATTAATTCATTACAAAAAAGAAAATGATTCTGAACTCTATTCATTATCAAACCAAAAAGATAAGTTTTCAAAATGTTATAGATATGATCTTTTATCATATAAATCGATTAATTATGAAAATAAAAGTGAGTCATTTATTTATATATTACCCTTTCAAGTAAATAAGAACCTCGAAATTTCTTATAATTCAAACACGCCCAAACACAACTTTTTTGATATGTCCGGCAATCTTGATATCAATAATTATCTAAGAAAAGGCAATATTCTATATATAGAAAGAAATCTCGATAGAAAATATTTTGATTGGAAAATTATCCATTTTTCTCTTAGACAAAAAGAAGATATTGAGGCCTGGGTTAAGATCGATACCAACAGTAATCCAAATACTAAAATTGGTATTAATAATTATCAAATAATTGAGAAAATCGATAAAAAAGGCCTTTTTTATCTTACAACTCATCAAAATTCAGAAAACACTCAAAAAAATTCGAAAAAAGTCTTTTTTGATTGGATGGGAATGAATGAAAAAATATTTAACCGTCGCATATTCAATCTGGAATTTTGGTTCTTCCCAGAATTTATACTACTTTATAATGTATATAAAATAAAACCGTGGATTATACCAAGCAAATTACTTCTTTTAAATTTGAATACAAACGAAAATCTTAGTCAAAATAAAAACATCAATAAAAACCAAAAATCAAATATAAAGAATCGAATTCAAGAAGCAAAAGAACCCGCAAGTCAAGGAGAAAGAGAGCGTGGATCAGATATAGAAAACAAAGTAAATCTGCGCCCTATTCTCTCACTCTCAAGCCCTGTTCCCTCAAAACATAAAAAGGATCTTGAAAAAGATTACGCGGAATCAGACACAAAGAAGGGTAAAAAGAAAAAACAATACAAAAGCAACACGGAAGCAGAACTAGATTTATTCTTGAAACGTTATTTGCTTTTTCAATTGAGATGGAACGATGCTTTGAATCAAAGAATGCTCGATAATATCAAGGTATATTGTCTCCTGCTTCGACTGATAAATCCAAACCAAATTACTGTATCGTCAATTCAAAGGGGAGAAATGAGTTTGGATATAATGCTGATTCAGGCGAATTTAACTCTTACAGAATTGATGAAGAAGGGGATATTGATTATCGAACCTATTCGGTTGTCTGTAAAAAATAATGGACAATTTATTATGTATCAAACCATAGGTATTTCATTGGTTCATAAAAGTAAACACCAAATTAATCAAAGATACCGAGAACAAAGATATGTTGATAAAAAGAATTTTGATGAATTCATTCTGCAACCTCAAACTCAAAGAATAAATACAGACAAAAATCATTTTGATTTGCTTGTTCCTGAAAATATTTTATGGTCTAGACGTCGTAGAGAATTGAGAATTCGAAGTTTTTTTAATTCTTTGAATTGGAATGGCGTCGATAGAAATTCAGTATTTTGCAACGAAACCAATGTAAAAAACTGGAGTCAATTTTTGGATGAAAGGAAACCTCTTTATAAAGAGAAAAAAGAATTAATTAAATTGAAGTTCTTTCTTTGGCCTAATTATCGATTAGAAGATTTAGCTTGTATGAATCGTTATTGGTTTGATACCAATAATGGTAGCCGTTTCAGTATCTTAAGGATACATATGTATCCACGATTGAAAATTAATTGA
- the rps7 gene encoding ribosomal protein S7, which translates to MSRRGTAEKKTAKSDPIYRNRLVNMLVNRILKHGKKSLAYQIIYRAVKKIQQKTETNPLSVLRQAIRGVTPDITVKARRVGGSTHQVPIEIGSTQGKALAIRWLLAASRKRPGRNMAFKLSSELVDAAKGSGDAIRKKEETHRMAEANRAFAHFR; encoded by the coding sequence ATGTCACGTCGAGGTACTGCAGAAAAAAAAACAGCAAAATCCGATCCAATTTATCGTAATCGATTAGTTAACATGTTGGTTAACCGTATTCTGAAACACGGAAAAAAATCATTGGCTTATCAAATTATCTATCGAGCCGTGAAAAAGATTCAACAAAAGACAGAAACAAATCCACTATCCGTTTTACGTCAAGCAATACGTGGAGTAACTCCCGATATAACAGTAAAAGCAAGACGTGTAGGTGGATCGACTCATCAAGTTCCCATTGAAATAGGATCCACACAAGGAAAAGCACTTGCCATTCGTTGGTTATTAGCGGCATCCCGAAAACGTCCGGGTCGAAATATGGCTTTCAAATTAAGTTCCGAATTAGTGGATGCTGCCAAAGGGAGTGGCGATGCCATACGCAAAAAGGAAGAGACTCATAGAATGGCAGAGGCAAATAGAGCTTTTGCACATTTTCGTTAA